The segment GAACGAAGGCCTTGAACGCAGCTTCCTGCTCAGGGTTGAAGATGTCGCCGCTCGTGTTGAGCAGCAACACGGCATCGAAGTCGGCGAGCAACTCTGAATTGAAAAAGCTCGAGTCCTCGGTGAAGGTCGTGTCGAAGCCGTTGACCTTGCCGACCCACTCGACCATCTTCTTCCCTTCGGGAATCGAGGCGTGGCGGAACTTGTCCGTCTTCGAGAAGACCAGCACCCGTTTCGCCTCGCGGTAGACGCCTTCGGCCGGCTCCGGCTGACCCGGAATGCGGTGGATTGTCGTCCACGCTTCGTTCGACCAAAGGAATCCTCCTGCCGCACTCAGGACATCGAGCGACATCCGCATCACGCGGCCAGCCTCCATGTCGGGAATGACGAGCTTCACGCTCATGCCGTCGGACGACGGTTCGGCAGACGAAACCTCCACACTCTTCTCGTTGACCTTCGGTCCGCCGTAGGTCGAGGTCGGCCTGTAGTACCAGTGGCTGAGCGTGTAGCGGCTCGGGTCTGCCAGGTGCTCGATGTCGGCCGGTTCGGTGAATCGAATCGTCACGCCGTCCGACTCGACGCTGACGGAGTGCATTTCAAACGGAATTTCGCCGGTCGGCGTGAGCCGTTGCAGGCCGGCCGTCGTTGTGCGCCACGACCAGGATCGCGACGCGCCGATCGCGCCGACGTACAGCTCGCCGCCATCGCCCCAGGCGAGCCGGTTCACGCCACCCTCAAAGCCCTGCGAGTGCCGGAAGGCTGTCCCTTGCCAGCGGCCGTCGATCTTCTCGAAGTGGATGCGCCGGAGTCCGCCGACTTTCACGTCGCCGGTGAGCGCCTGACCCTTGAATGGGCCCGACTCGAACATCACGCTGTCCGTCGGTGACGCGGAGATCTGCCCGTGCGGCAGAACCACCGCCGGGGGCGTGACGGGCTGGTCCTGGAAGTCAGCCGGGTATCCGCCGTCGGGGTAGCGGTTGGTCTTGGCGTTGTCGTTGTAGTGGCCGTAGAAGCGGCCCGGCTCCAGGTGGTACAGCCCGTTGGCGGGCTTCCAACGCCCTTGATTCTCGCCGACAAACTGCTCCCCTTCCGGGCCGACAAACAGGCCGTTGGGCGTCCGCAGACCGCCGGCGAGGTAGCGCAGCTGCCGCGTCTCGGGATCGATCTCGACCCACGACCCACGGTGCGGCGGGTGAACGCCGAAGCCCGCATCGCCGTCGCGGATGAACTTCTGTCCGTCGAAGCCGATCGACGTCGACAGTGTCACGTAGAGCTTTCCGTTGCTGATGACGGGCCCGAACGTGAAATGGTGGTAGTTGTCCGACAGCCAGCCACGCGCGAACGGCGCGACGTCGCTGTAGACGCCGTCGCCCTGGTAGTCGGAGAGCTGTGTGACCTGATCGATCTCGGCGACGTAGAGGTGGCCTTTGTGCAGTGCGATGCCGAGCGGGTTGCTGAAGCCCTCGATGGTCTGCGTGATCTTGGGCGAGTCGCCGTCAGCCCCGTCGATGATGTGCACCACGCCGTTGGCCGTCGGGTCGACGCGGCCGCTGTTCATCGGCTTGAACTCGGTGATCGCCAGACGACCGTCGCCGAGATAGGCCATGCCCCCGACTTGCGGCACATGGCCATCGGGGTGAACAGGATCGACGCTCCACATTGGGTGAATCGCATCCAGAGGCTGACCAAAACCGGGACGACCTGGATTGGACGGATCCAGCACCCGCTTGAAGCCGGGCGCCACAACCCGCGTCACGCCGGCCGGCGTGCGCAGGCTCGTCGAGGGAACGATCTCGAAGCTCTCCGATCCCGGCACCTTCCACTCCAAGCGCAGCGTGCTTCGCCACGTGTTGGACCACTGCTCGATGCGGATCGGAAACGCGCCTTTGGAGAAGGTCAGCTCGACCGTTGTCAGTTGACCATGCTTCGACTCTCCGACTTCGAAATCGTCGATGAACAGCTTGGCACCTTGCCTTGCGGAAAGCCGGAGCACGTACTCGCCCGGCTCTTCGATGAGCAGGTCGCCGGTGACATGCGTGTAGCTGGAGTCGTTGGCCGCGCCGAAGTCGTCGGCGGTGAGGTCGATGACGTCTCGGCGCGCTGCGATGTTGGGTGCCTGATCCGGCGCGACGCGTGCGTACTGGCCGACCTGGGCGTCGACGGTGTAGACGTCGACGCTCACACCGGGAAGGAAGCCGGAGCCGTCCGCACTGTCTTCGGCCGCCACCTGCGCTGCCGCGGGGGCAACCAGCAGGGGCACCAGAACACTCACCGCCACAACGGCACGACAGAACAGATCGCGGGAACTCATCGGAACAGTCTAGATCGGTCTAAGGACAAGCTTTACTAAATAAAGTAGAGCAACGTCGCAACGTTACAGGTCGCTGCCACGGCGAGGATACCGTGCCCCATGGCAGCAAGCGAGGCGAACAAAGAGCTGGCAGGCATGTTCGCTCAGATGGCCCGCGTGCTCGATCTCAAAGGCGGCGGCTTCCGGGCGGTGTCTTTCCAGAAGGTCAGCCGGCTGCTCGACGAGATGTCGCAGGACGTCAAGGCCCTCCACGACGAAGGCGGCACCAAGGCCGTCGAGGCCCTCGCCGGCATCGGCAAGTCGTCGGCCAAGATCATCGACGACTTCTTCACCACCGGCACCAGCCCCGATCACAACGAGCTGCTCGCCAGCGTCCAGCCGGGCGTGTTGGCCATGCTCGACATCCCCGGCATGGGCCCAAAGACCGCCCAGGCCGTCTGGCAGGAACGGGACATCACGACCATCAACCAGCTCTCCGCCGCCATCGCCGACGGGTCGCTCTCGGACCTCAAAGGGCTCGGCAAGAAGAAGCTCGAAGCGATCCAGCAGGGCATCGACCTGCTCGCCCGCGGCAACAAGCGTCGCGGCATCGGCTCGGCTGCCAAGGTCGTCAACGCCATGCTCGAACGGCTGCTCGATCTGCCCGACGTCAAACGCGCCGAGCCCGCCGGAAGCTTCCGCCGCGGCAAGGAAACCGTCGGCGACCTCGACTTCCTCGTCGTCACCGACAAGCCGGCCGACACGCTCACCGCCTTTGCGGAGTTTCCGGAAGTCGAACGCGTCCTCGTCAAGGGCGACGCCAAGTGCAGCATCGTCACCAAAGACGGCCTGCAATGCGACTGCCGCGTCGTGCCTGAAGCCCACTACGGCGCGGCCATGATGTACTTCACCGGCAGCAAGGAGCACAACACGCGGCTCCGAGGCATCGCGCTCGAACGCAAGCACACGCTCAACGACTGGGGCGTCTTCGACAAAGCCGCGTGGGACGAGCATCAGAAGTCCCGCAAGACCGGCGGCATCCCGACCCTCAAGCCAGCCGCGGCGAAATCGGAAGAGGAGATTTTCGAGTGGTTCGGCATGCAGTGGGTGCCGCCGGAGATGCGCGAGGACAAGGGCGAAATCGAACTCGCCGCCGAGGGCAAGTTGCCGAAGCTGATCGAGCAGGGCGATCTCAAGGGCGACCTCCACACGCACACGACCGCCAGCGACGGCACCGCGAGCATCGTCGAGATGGCCGAAGCGGCGAAGGCCCTCGGCTACACGTTCCTGGCGATCACCGATCACTCCAAGTCGCAAATCCAAGCCAACGGCCTCGACGCCGATCGCCTGCTGAAACACGCCGACGCGATCCGCCGTGCCAACGACGAGGTGAAGGGCATCGAGCTCCTCGCCGGCACCGAATGCGACATCCTCAGCGACGGCCGCCTCGACTACGAAGACGACATCCTCGCCCAACTCGACTGGGTCGTCGCGTCACCTCATGCCGCGTTAAAGCAAGACGCGAAGAAGGCGACCGACCGCATGCTGAAAGCGATCGACAGCCCGTATGTCAACGCCATCGGTCACCCGACCGGCCGGCTGATCAACAAGCGCGACGGCCTGCCGCTCGACATGGCCAAGGTCATTACCCGTGCCAAGGAGACCGGGACCGCCCTCGAAATCAATGCGGCTTACCCACGGCTGGACCTCAACGACCTCCACGCCCGCATGGCCGTCGAGGCGGGGGCGATGCTGACGATCAACACCGACGCCCACACGACCCGCAGCCTCGCCGCCATGCACCTCGGCCTCTGCGTCGCCCGCCGCGCCTGGGCGACCAAGGCGGACGTCCTGAACTGCCAGACCCCGG is part of the Planctomycetota bacterium genome and harbors:
- the polX gene encoding DNA polymerase/3'-5' exonuclease PolX — translated: MAASEANKELAGMFAQMARVLDLKGGGFRAVSFQKVSRLLDEMSQDVKALHDEGGTKAVEALAGIGKSSAKIIDDFFTTGTSPDHNELLASVQPGVLAMLDIPGMGPKTAQAVWQERDITTINQLSAAIADGSLSDLKGLGKKKLEAIQQGIDLLARGNKRRGIGSAAKVVNAMLERLLDLPDVKRAEPAGSFRRGKETVGDLDFLVVTDKPADTLTAFAEFPEVERVLVKGDAKCSIVTKDGLQCDCRVVPEAHYGAAMMYFTGSKEHNTRLRGIALERKHTLNDWGVFDKAAWDEHQKSRKTGGIPTLKPAAAKSEEEIFEWFGMQWVPPEMREDKGEIELAAEGKLPKLIEQGDLKGDLHTHTTASDGTASIVEMAEAAKALGYTFLAITDHSKSQIQANGLDADRLLKHADAIRRANDEVKGIELLAGTECDILSDGRLDYEDDILAQLDWVVASPHAALKQDAKKATDRMLKAIDSPYVNAIGHPTGRLINKRDGLPLDMAKVITRAKETGTALEINAAYPRLDLNDLHARMAVEAGAMLTINTDAHTTRSLAAMHLGLCVARRAWATKADVLNCQTPAAIKKWVAKKRA
- a CDS encoding ThuA domain-containing protein — encoded protein: MSSRDLFCRAVVAVSVLVPLLVAPAAAQVAAEDSADGSGFLPGVSVDVYTVDAQVGQYARVAPDQAPNIAARRDVIDLTADDFGAANDSSYTHVTGDLLIEEPGEYVLRLSARQGAKLFIDDFEVGESKHGQLTTVELTFSKGAFPIRIEQWSNTWRSTLRLEWKVPGSESFEIVPSTSLRTPAGVTRVVAPGFKRVLDPSNPGRPGFGQPLDAIHPMWSVDPVHPDGHVPQVGGMAYLGDGRLAITEFKPMNSGRVDPTANGVVHIIDGADGDSPKITQTIEGFSNPLGIALHKGHLYVAEIDQVTQLSDYQGDGVYSDVAPFARGWLSDNYHHFTFGPVISNGKLYVTLSTSIGFDGQKFIRDGDAGFGVHPPHRGSWVEIDPETRQLRYLAGGLRTPNGLFVGPEGEQFVGENQGRWKPANGLYHLEPGRFYGHYNDNAKTNRYPDGGYPADFQDQPVTPPAVVLPHGQISASPTDSVMFESGPFKGQALTGDVKVGGLRRIHFEKIDGRWQGTAFRHSQGFEGGVNRLAWGDGGELYVGAIGASRSWSWRTTTAGLQRLTPTGEIPFEMHSVSVESDGVTIRFTEPADIEHLADPSRYTLSHWYYRPTSTYGGPKVNEKSVEVSSAEPSSDGMSVKLVIPDMEAGRVMRMSLDVLSAAGGFLWSNEAWTTIHRIPGQPEPAEGVYREAKRVLVFSKTDKFRHASIPEGKKMVEWVGKVNGFDTTFTEDSSFFNSELLADFDAVLLLNTSGDIFNPEQEAAFKAFVQGGGGVVGIHAATDTEHGWPWFGRMIGARFKNHPKPQPADVIVEDAEHPTMAGVPNPWTVFDEWYNFKEVQPDLHVLLSLDGDSYEAEPSKKMEGFHPIVWCQEFEGGRVFYIGLGDRKEQYSNRIFRNMVRDGVWWVLGEEDEIGKGF